The Flavobacteriales bacterium genomic sequence TTATTGCTCTTGTCGTTGTTGTTTGCACGACCGCCGCGATTGCCGTTATCCGACTTACTATCGTCCGTAGTGGATTCAACAACGACGGCTTTAACTTTGGCCGGGCTTTCGGCCTGAACGTCGAGAATTTGATAGATCAAATCCATTTTTTTGAGCTTCGTAATGCTCTTTACGTTTAATTCTTTTGCAATTCCTTGCAATTCAGGGAGTTTCATCTCCTTTAATTCCAAAATATCGTACATGGAATGTGTGTTAGGTAATGTTGGAATCCGACCGGATTCGCTTATTTCAATCGTACTGATCTTGTATAAAACAGGAAGTAGGTGGAAGCGAAGTGCTTCGTAGGTGATGCAATAATACAAAACATTCGAAACAAATTCACGGAGTCTTATATTTTTTATTTCGCCCTGCGGGCGGATGAAAAACTCTTATTTTTACTGGCCTAAATCGGAAAACATGCTCCAACGCATTCAAACCATATACCTTGTCGCTGGTATCCTTTGGACCACATCCCTAGGGTATTTGTCGGACATTTTAATCGTCGATGGCTCCTCAGTAGAATTATCGTCCAATCCTTTGGTGACCGGATTATTGGCCATTATTGTAGTGTTATTCGCCGTGGCGATAGCCATGTATCGAAACCGCAACCTGCAAGTAAACGTAAACCGGGTGAATATACTGTACAACCTAGTGCTCTTTGGCGGTGCCGCGTACTTCGCTTATTATCACAGCCCGCGGATCAACGGACTCAACGCCCACCTCGATGCAGGCGCTATAATCCCGGTAATTAATGTGGTTCTTCTCACTTTGGCCAATAGAGGAATTATGGCCGACGAAGAGTTAGTGCGATCACTCGACCGCTTGCGCTAATAACTCTTTTTCAGTTTTGGTAAACCAACGCTCATTTGGGATAGGCCTGATTCCATTCCATCCGGAGTCCATTTCCTCGCGCTTTGCGCGAATATTCTATGCCCTGGCCGAAATTGAATCGACCGGCACGAGTCTAAATAAGCTAAGCTTAAGGCTTCGATTAAATAAAAATCTGGTCAAAACCAAGAGCCTCTTTTTCCCAGCTCTACGACTTCGAGATCTTTAATATCGGCTCCGTCTATGGTAAAGCGCAGCATTGTGCGCAATTTGTGAAAACCGTGAATGCCCGCCGCACCCGGATTCATATGTAGTAGCTCGAGGTCTTTATCGTACATCACCTTTAAGATGTGGCTGTGCCCCGCAATGAATAACTTGGGCGGATTCGCCTTTATGGTATCGCGAACTTCGCGACTGTACCTTTTGGGGTAACCGCCGATGTGGGTCATCCACACATCAACCTCCTCGCACATGAATCGATCGTGCAGCGGCCAGTGGGCGCGTACGGTATGGTCGTCGATATTGCCGAATACTGCTCTGACGGGTTTTATTTCTTCCAAGCGGTCGGTCACTTCGATAGGCCCGATGTCGCCCGCATGCCAGATCTCATCGCACGGCCTCAATAGCTCCAACATGCGGTCGTCGACATGCCCGTGGGTGTCCGAAAGTAGTCCAATTCGTTTCATGCGGGAATGATACCTTTGCAAACGTACTCAAAACAGCCCTCCTTTGCGCTACTTCGTTCAATTGAGCTATGACGGCACGCCATTTCACGGCTGGCAAGTTCAACCCAATGCCAAATCGGTACAAGGAACCTTGACGGGCAGCCTATCGAAATTGCTCGATGAGCCCGTAGAGATCATCGGGGCCGGGCGAACCGACGCCGGAGTACACGCTCGTAAGATGATCGCGCATTTCGATGCCGGAAAGCCTTTACATGATAACCTCGTATTTCGATGGAACCGATTCTTGCCACATGAGATCGCAGTGGAACGAATCTGGCCGCTAGGCCATATCCCAGGTAAAGAAGGACGCGGAGCTCATGCTCGTTTCGATGCGACCTCCAGAGCGTACGAGTATTGGATCGCGCGACGGAAAGATCCATTCATGACAGATCGGGCTTGGACGTGGCACGGAGCACTCGACATTGCCGCCATGCAGACTGGCGCCGAAGTGCTCAAGGAGTACACCGATTTTGAGAGTTTTTCACGTTCAAATTCCGACGTTCATACTTTTAACTGCCGGATCTACGAGGCCTATTTCGAAGAGCGCAACCATGTGCTGGTCTTTACGATTCGCGCCGATCGTTTCTTGCGGAACATGGTACGCGCCATTGTGGGCACTCTGCTCGAAGTAGGGCAAGGGAAACGTACATTGGACGACTTGCGCGAGACCATCGAAAAAAAAGATCGAACGGTGGCCGGAACATCGGCGCCCGCTTGTGGTTTATACTTAATTGACGTGGCTTACCCGCCCGAATACACCCCTAGTTCATGAGTGATTCCAAAGCGACCGGTAAAGCCTTTGACCTCGGCCTTTTGCGCCGAATTCTCAGCTATGCCAAGCCATACAGCGGCACCTTTTACCTAGGCCTTGGACTCACCCTTTTGATCTCGGTACTTTCCACTTCGAGACCTATTTTCATTCAGTATACCATTGACCATTTCGTGGCACCTAACGAAGGCGAGCCGGATCCGCAGTGGTTATTGTACATGATCCTCATCATGATCGGGATCCTCATCGTCGAGAGTCTATTGCAGTTCGGCTCCATCTACATCACCAACTGGTTGGGGCAAAATATCATCGTGGATATGCGTAGGCAACTGTATCGCCATATCCTCCAGTTCAAAATGAAGTATTTCGATCAAACCCCCATTGGGACCTTGGTCACAAGAGCGGGGAGTGATATCGAAACCATCGCGAATATTTTCAGTCAAGGGATCATCGTGATCTTCGGAGACCTTTTTAAGTTGGCGGTGGTACTCATAACCATGTTCGTGTATAACTGGCGCTTGGCTTTGCTCGCGCTGGCCGTCATGCCTTTGTTGATATTCGCGGCTCGACTCTTTCAAAAGGCCATCAAGAAGGCCTTCAGCGATGTTCGTACTCAAGTGACGCGATTGAATGCCTTTGTGCAGGAGCACCTTACCGGAATGAAGATTGTGCAGATTTTTGGCCGGGAAGACCAGGAATTCGAAAAATTTCAGGACATCAACCGCGAGCATATGAAGGCCAACATCCGTTCGATATGGCAATTCAGCATTTTCTTACCAGTCGTTGAGATCAGTTCGGCGATCTCGATCGGTCTCATCGTATGGTGGGGTGGGCTCCATGCAGCCCTTGAGGATGGCGTTACCCTCGGTGACCTGATCGCCTTCATTCTGTTCGTGAACATGATGTTCCGCCCCATTCGCCAGCTCGCCGATCGTTTCAACACTCTGCAAATGGGCATGGTATCGAGCGACCGCGTATTCAAGGTTCTAGATACTGATTTTCAGATTCCAAATAATGGGAGCCTACGGCTCGATGAAGTTCGAGGAAACATCCAGTTCGACGAGGTCGTTTTTGGGTATAACCCCGACGAGCCTGTCCTCAAGGGAATCTCGTTCGAGGTTAAAAAAGGACAAACGTTGGCCCTTGTCGGTGCAACGGGAGCCGGAAAGACCTCCATCATTAATTTGCTCAGTCGCTTTTACGAGATTCAGTCGGGTAAGATCACCATCGATGGGGTGGACATCCACGACGTTGAACTCGAGAATTTACGGTC encodes the following:
- a CDS encoding DUF4293 domain-containing protein produces the protein MLQRIQTIYLVAGILWTTSLGYLSDILIVDGSSVELSSNPLVTGLLAIIVVLFAVAIAMYRNRNLQVNVNRVNILYNLVLFGGAAYFAYYHSPRINGLNAHLDAGAIIPVINVVLLTLANRGIMADEELVRSLDRLR
- a CDS encoding metallophosphoesterase family protein, with protein sequence MKRIGLLSDTHGHVDDRMLELLRPCDEIWHAGDIGPIEVTDRLEEIKPVRAVFGNIDDHTVRAHWPLHDRFMCEEVDVWMTHIGGYPKRYSREVRDTIKANPPKLFIAGHSHILKVMYDKDLELLHMNPGAAGIHGFHKLRTMLRFTIDGADIKDLEVVELGKRGSWF
- the truA gene encoding tRNA pseudouridine(38-40) synthase TruA codes for the protein MRYFVQLSYDGTPFHGWQVQPNAKSVQGTLTGSLSKLLDEPVEIIGAGRTDAGVHARKMIAHFDAGKPLHDNLVFRWNRFLPHEIAVERIWPLGHIPGKEGRGAHARFDATSRAYEYWIARRKDPFMTDRAWTWHGALDIAAMQTGAEVLKEYTDFESFSRSNSDVHTFNCRIYEAYFEERNHVLVFTIRADRFLRNMVRAIVGTLLEVGQGKRTLDDLRETIEKKDRTVAGTSAPACGLYLIDVAYPPEYTPSS
- a CDS encoding ABC transporter ATP-binding protein, whose translation is MSDSKATGKAFDLGLLRRILSYAKPYSGTFYLGLGLTLLISVLSTSRPIFIQYTIDHFVAPNEGEPDPQWLLYMILIMIGILIVESLLQFGSIYITNWLGQNIIVDMRRQLYRHILQFKMKYFDQTPIGTLVTRAGSDIETIANIFSQGIIVIFGDLFKLAVVLITMFVYNWRLALLALAVMPLLIFAARLFQKAIKKAFSDVRTQVTRLNAFVQEHLTGMKIVQIFGREDQEFEKFQDINREHMKANIRSIWQFSIFLPVVEISSAISIGLIVWWGGLHAALEDGVTLGDLIAFILFVNMMFRPIRQLADRFNTLQMGMVSSDRVFKVLDTDFQIPNNGSLRLDEVRGNIQFDEVVFGYNPDEPVLKGISFEVKKGQTLALVGATGAGKTSIINLLSRFYEIQSGKITIDGVDIHDVELENLRSHIAVVLQDVFLFSDSIHNNITLNEDIPAQKVEEAAKIIGVDEFIDSLPGGYDYNVRERGGMLSAGQRQLISFLRAYVSEPSILVLDEATSSVDTHTEQLIQHAIDKLTENRTSIVIAHRLATIQKADQILVLEKGRIVERGNHQELLQQNGKYKELYELQFESELLEGRRS